One window of Micropterus dolomieu isolate WLL.071019.BEF.003 ecotype Adirondacks linkage group LG13, ASM2129224v1, whole genome shotgun sequence genomic DNA carries:
- the zdhhc12b gene encoding palmitoyltransferase ZDHHC12-B codes for MLYHARTMFKNVFGSGFLVRTAHVILTWVITLILFLHDTELRKQEETGQLVQPVLFVLLVLVSVLLYFAVSLMDPGFILSDDSDLQFTLGVTEEQQDMIPPTTKSLRQRRCGHCLLQQPMRSKHCLTCQHCVRRYDHHCPWIENCVGERNHRWFVLYLAVQLLVLLWGLHIAWTGFSYAPTWQLWLRTNGMLLAVAVLVALLLLIVLLLLGSHLYLVSLNTTTWEFMSRHRISYLKHCGADENPFDRGTFHNLWGFFCVWGTVVWEQVYFREGSDQV; via the exons ATGCTGTACCATGCTAGGACCatgttcaaaaatgtttttggctCAGGGTTTCTGGTAAGAACAGCTCATGTGATTCTGACATGGGTCATAACGTTGATACTCTTCCTGCATGACACAG AGCTGAGGAAGCAGGAGGAGACGGGCCAGCTCGTCCAGCCTGTGCTCTTCGTCTTGCTGGTGCTGGTGTCGGTTTTGCTCTACTTCGCGGTTTCGCTGATGGACCCAGGCTTCATCTTGTCTGATGACAGCGATTTGCAG TTCACGCTGGGAGTGACTGAGGAGCAGCAGGACATGATCCCACCCACCACCAAGTCCCTGCGACAGCGTCGCTGTGGCCACTGTCTGCTGCAG CAGCCAATGAGATCAAAGCACTGCCTGACGTGTCAGCACTGTGTCAGGCGTTACGACCATCACTGCCCCTGGATTGAGAACTGTGTAGGTGAGAGGAACCACCGCTGGTTTGTGCTTTACCTGGCCGTCcagctgctggtgctgctgtggGGGCTGCACATTGCCTG GACGGGTTTCAGTTACGCGCCCACCTGGCAGCTGTGGCTGCGTACCAACGGCATGCTGCTGGCCGTGGCTGTGCTGGTGGCCCTGCTCCTGCTGATTGTGCTGCTCCTGCTCGGCTCCCACCTGTACCTGGTCTCCCTCAACACCACCACTTGGGAGTTCATGTCGCGCCACCGCATCTCCTACCTCAAACACTGCGGCGCTGATGAAAACCCCTTCGACCGCGGCACCTTCCACAACCTTTGGGGTTTCTTCTGCGTGTGGGGCACAGTCGTGTGGGAGCAGGTATACTTCAGGGAAGGCAGCGACCAAGTCTAG